The Stratiformator vulcanicus genome has a segment encoding these proteins:
- a CDS encoding four helix bundle protein, protein MSVWQKAVAYADEVYAATRSFPPDERFGLTSQTRRSAISVSANIAEGSGRTTDQDFSRFVQIAYGSLMESISHLTIASRQQFLSQNKYDSLYRQAEELAKMLSGLKGSLTTKGDG, encoded by the coding sequence TCAGTTTGGCAGAAAGCAGTTGCTTACGCCGACGAAGTGTACGCGGCGACGCGTTCCTTTCCGCCTGACGAGCGATTCGGCCTGACAAGTCAAACTCGTCGATCTGCGATTTCCGTTTCGGCGAATATTGCTGAAGGCAGCGGACGAACAACTGACCAGGACTTCTCAAGATTTGTTCAAATTGCATATGGCTCACTCATGGAATCGATTTCTCATTTGACAATCGCGTCTCGCCAACAATTTCTCAGCCAGAACAAATATGATTCTCTTTATCGGCAAGCCGAAGAGCTTGCAAAGATGCTGAGCGGACTTAAGGGCAGCCTGACTACCAAAGGTGACGGCTGA
- a CDS encoding EutN/CcmL family microcompartment protein yields MKIGEIIGTVTLATAHPDLSTGRWRLVAPLDRRGLNGDSAGRGEPFALYDELGADLGSLVAIAEGPEAAAPFQPAIKPIDAYNAAILDAIEIDS; encoded by the coding sequence ATGAAAATCGGAGAGATCATCGGAACCGTGACGCTCGCGACGGCTCATCCGGACTTATCGACCGGACGATGGCGGTTGGTGGCGCCGCTCGATCGACGGGGCCTCAACGGTGATTCGGCAGGCCGCGGAGAACCGTTTGCCCTGTACGACGAACTTGGGGCGGATCTCGGATCGCTTGTCGCGATCGCCGAGGGCCCCGAAGCGGCGGCTCCGTTTCAGCCGGCAATCAAACCGATCGATGCTTACAACGCTGCGATTCTCGACGCGATCGAGATCGACTCCTAG
- a CDS encoding class II aldolase/adducin family protein, with amino-acid sequence MSTNRWNSGINDRKLKEDICEIGRRVYNKGFAAANDGNITIRVGENEVLCSPTMICKGFMTPDDICAVDMEGNQIAGKRKRTSEVLLHLAIMKERPDVKSVVHCHPPHATAFAIAGEPIPQCILPEIEVFMGEVPIAPYETPGGQDFANTPVPFLKGTSCVILKNHGTVSFGKNVEEAYWKTEILDAYCRMLILTKQLGKPIEYLNEEKSRELIDLKKKLGFDDPRFHAEDCDLCGNSAFREGYKENLPQTSAFNAPPQYPGYSNEPGCAPNGCQTPDGLAAAGSVDQDALVQAITDQVMASLGK; translated from the coding sequence ATGTCGACCAATCGTTGGAACAGCGGTATTAATGACCGCAAGCTCAAAGAAGACATCTGCGAAATCGGCCGCCGGGTTTACAACAAAGGTTTCGCGGCAGCCAATGACGGGAACATCACGATTCGCGTCGGCGAAAACGAAGTACTTTGCTCGCCGACGATGATCTGTAAGGGGTTCATGACTCCGGACGACATCTGCGCCGTCGACATGGAAGGCAATCAGATCGCGGGTAAGCGGAAGCGGACGAGCGAGGTCCTGCTGCACCTGGCAATCATGAAGGAGCGGCCCGACGTGAAGTCGGTCGTGCATTGTCACCCGCCGCACGCGACGGCCTTCGCCATCGCCGGTGAACCGATCCCGCAATGTATTCTGCCGGAAATCGAAGTCTTCATGGGCGAGGTCCCGATTGCGCCATACGAGACGCCAGGCGGGCAAGACTTCGCTAACACACCTGTCCCATTCTTAAAGGGCACCAGTTGTGTGATTCTTAAGAACCACGGAACCGTCAGTTTCGGAAAGAACGTCGAAGAAGCCTATTGGAAGACCGAGATTCTCGACGCGTATTGCCGCATGCTGATTCTGACGAAACAGCTCGGCAAGCCGATCGAATATCTCAACGAGGAAAAATCACGAGAATTGATCGACCTCAAGAAGAAGCTCGGCTTCGACGATCCTCGATTCCACGCCGAAGACTGCGACCTGTGTGGCAACAGCGCGTTCCGTGAAGGCTATAAAGAGAATCTGCCGCAGACCTCGGCGTTTAATGCCCCGCCGCAATACCCCGGTTATTCCAACGAACCCGGTTGTGCCCCGAACGGCTGCCAAACGCCGGACGGACTCGCCGCAGCGGGCAGCGTCGACCAAGACGCACTCGTGCAGGCGATCACGGACCAGGTGATGGCTTCGCTCGGCAAATAA
- a CDS encoding EutN/CcmL family microcompartment protein, whose translation MQAALVLGSTRATTKHPTLKGWKLLITQPLLADGGDDGPPLIAIDQLGAGRGDKVILTSDGGSVREMIGDKSTPVRWAVIGILDD comes from the coding sequence ATGCAAGCCGCTCTGGTACTCGGTTCGACAAGAGCCACCACGAAACACCCGACCTTAAAGGGTTGGAAGTTACTCATCACGCAGCCACTGCTCGCAGATGGCGGCGATGATGGGCCGCCGTTAATCGCGATCGACCAACTCGGCGCCGGACGTGGCGACAAAGTGATCTTAACGTCAGACGGCGGGAGCGTCCGCGAGATGATCGGTGACAAGTCAACGCCGGTCCGCTGGGCGGTGATCGGTATTCTCGACGATTAA
- a CDS encoding aldehyde dehydrogenase family protein has product MNANEQAIRTVVQEVLSKLGKIPANGHVNGSADNGDWGVFQNVDDAVVAATDGFHQLTKAGTDARKAVERIIKQICNDQAEELGRLELEETQVGRLDHKIEKLKIVQDVLGVAYLKPEALTGSGGTTIIEYAPFGVIGAITPVTHSLPTLAGNVINMVAAGNSVVFNPHPSGKNIACEGVRRFNKAIYEETGLTNVITIIGNPTIESAQAIFEHRDIPLLVVTGGPAVARAALGTRKRAIVAGPGNPPVLVDDTADIEKAAKSIIAGAAYDNNLLCIGEKEVFVVDGVFNSLMEAFGRHGAFRLNADQVAKLTAVAFDPPKDASDHYHVKKQYVGKDPAVLAAAIGLSVPANTQLLVGETDVNNPFVPEEQMMPFVPIVRCRDTAEGIKLCEQFEHGFRHTAIVHSKNLDVIAEMGRVMNTTLFCVNGPSTAGLGVGGEGYLSYSIATPTGEGVTTPMTFTRQRRMSMSDELRIL; this is encoded by the coding sequence ATGAATGCCAACGAACAAGCCATCCGCACCGTCGTTCAAGAAGTCCTGTCGAAGCTCGGCAAGATTCCCGCGAACGGTCACGTCAACGGGTCAGCCGATAATGGTGACTGGGGCGTCTTTCAGAATGTCGACGATGCGGTCGTTGCCGCGACCGACGGTTTTCATCAATTAACGAAGGCCGGCACCGACGCTCGCAAAGCGGTCGAGCGAATCATCAAGCAGATTTGCAACGATCAGGCCGAAGAACTGGGTCGACTAGAGCTTGAGGAGACGCAGGTCGGGCGCCTTGATCACAAAATCGAGAAGCTGAAGATCGTTCAAGATGTTCTCGGCGTTGCCTATTTGAAGCCGGAAGCCCTGACCGGATCGGGCGGGACAACGATCATTGAATACGCCCCGTTTGGCGTGATCGGTGCAATTACCCCCGTGACCCATTCGCTGCCAACATTGGCGGGCAATGTTATTAACATGGTGGCAGCGGGTAATTCGGTCGTATTCAACCCACATCCGTCGGGCAAGAACATCGCCTGCGAGGGGGTTCGCCGATTCAATAAAGCGATCTACGAAGAAACCGGCCTGACCAATGTGATTACGATCATCGGCAATCCGACGATCGAATCGGCTCAGGCCATTTTCGAGCACCGCGACATTCCGCTGCTGGTCGTCACCGGCGGTCCGGCCGTCGCAAGAGCTGCTTTGGGGACACGCAAGCGGGCGATCGTCGCCGGTCCCGGAAATCCCCCCGTGCTCGTTGATGACACAGCCGATATCGAAAAAGCGGCAAAGTCAATTATTGCCGGGGCGGCCTACGACAACAATCTATTGTGTATCGGTGAGAAAGAAGTCTTCGTCGTTGACGGCGTCTTTAATTCACTGATGGAAGCGTTCGGTCGACACGGTGCATTCCGATTAAACGCCGATCAGGTCGCTAAATTAACCGCGGTCGCTTTCGATCCTCCGAAGGATGCGAGCGATCATTACCACGTTAAGAAGCAATACGTCGGCAAAGACCCGGCGGTACTTGCTGCGGCGATCGGTCTCTCTGTACCGGCCAATACACAACTGCTCGTCGGCGAAACCGATGTCAACAATCCTTTCGTGCCCGAAGAGCAAATGATGCCCTTCGTGCCGATCGTCCGCTGCCGTGATACCGCCGAAGGCATCAAACTGTGCGAGCAATTCGAACACGGATTCCGGCACACGGCGATTGTGCACAGCAAGAACCTCGATGTGATCGCGGAGATGGGCCGGGTGATGAACACGACCCTGTTCTGTGTAAACGGACCATCGACGGCAGGCCTTGGAGTCGGGGGGGAAGGTTATCTCAGCTACAGCATCGCGACACCCACTGGAGAGGGAGTGACGACCCCGATGACGTTCACCCGTCAGCGACGGATGAGCATGAGCGACGAACTGAGGATCTTATAA
- a CDS encoding EutN/CcmL family microcompartment protein, with the protein MFLARVTGSVVSTHKVDVMKGQKLLVVEPLRVNETDASDLQPTGRTFLAVDTVGAGEGEVVFLVQGSSARYTPETKTLPVDAAVVGIVDRVSVHGKTVFTKDGPDSDGQEGEG; encoded by the coding sequence ATGTTTCTAGCACGCGTTACCGGCAGCGTCGTTTCGACTCACAAAGTCGACGTTATGAAAGGCCAGAAATTACTGGTCGTGGAGCCGCTACGCGTGAATGAAACCGACGCGAGCGACCTGCAGCCGACGGGGCGGACGTTTCTGGCCGTCGATACGGTCGGGGCGGGCGAAGGCGAGGTTGTGTTTCTCGTTCAAGGATCGAGCGCACGTTATACGCCGGAAACGAAGACATTACCTGTTGACGCGGCTGTCGTCGGCATTGTCGATCGCGTTAGCGTGCATGGGAAAACGGTCTTTACAAAGGACGGTCCTGACAGCGACGGCCAGGAGGGCGAGGGATGA